The following proteins are encoded in a genomic region of Terriglobia bacterium:
- a CDS encoding VWA domain-containing protein — MKSLALIFFLLVPVLWAQEQAYKLDVHVDLTEVHVNVTDEKDRPVGNLKKDDFRIFEDRTEQKITLFKHEDSPVSLGLVIDNSRSMEPRKQRMDEGTLSFVRKSNPDDETFIIHFDDSARLDRDFTSSIPLLEDTLAGVKPYGQTAIYDALLLGLDHMEAAKNTKKAILLFTDGVDNSSKHTLSEAVDATKHAHVAVYTVGLLSASGGQKAEDALIRIAEASGGRAYFPLTVDEARADMEHIARDLREQYTLGYLPTNPARNGSWRSIRIEVAPPPGVPATARLTANYRHGYYGPGEGN, encoded by the coding sequence ATGAAGAGTTTGGCACTTATTTTTTTCCTGCTGGTGCCGGTCCTGTGGGCGCAGGAACAGGCCTACAAGCTCGATGTTCACGTGGATCTCACTGAGGTGCACGTCAATGTCACCGATGAGAAGGACCGTCCCGTCGGCAACCTGAAAAAGGACGATTTCCGGATTTTCGAGGACCGGACAGAGCAGAAAATCACCCTGTTCAAGCACGAAGATAGTCCGGTCAGCCTCGGATTAGTCATTGACAACAGCCGCAGCATGGAGCCCCGGAAGCAGCGGATGGATGAGGGAACCCTCTCATTTGTGCGTAAGAGCAATCCTGACGACGAGACTTTCATCATCCACTTCGATGACAGCGCCCGGCTCGACCGGGATTTTACCAGCAGCATCCCGCTCCTGGAAGACACTCTGGCAGGGGTCAAGCCTTACGGGCAAACGGCGATTTACGATGCGCTGCTCCTCGGCCTGGACCATATGGAAGCTGCGAAAAATACGAAGAAAGCGATACTTCTCTTCACCGATGGCGTGGACAATTCCAGCAAGCACACCCTGAGCGAAGCCGTCGACGCAACCAAACACGCCCACGTCGCCGTTTACACGGTCGGTCTGCTCAGCGCCTCGGGCGGCCAGAAAGCGGAAGATGCCCTGATACGGATCGCTGAAGCCAGCGGTGGCCGCGCCTATTTTCCTTTAACAGTGGATGAGGCGCGCGCCGACATGGAACACATTGCACGCGACCTCCGGGAGCAATACACGCTCGGATATCTGCCCACCAACCCGGCACGGAATGGCTCCTGGCGCTCGATCCGCATCGAAGTCGCCCCGCCGCCGGGCGTGCCGGCCACTGCCAGACTCACCGCCAATTATCGGCATGGATATTACGGGCCGGGAGAGGGTAACTAA